Proteins from one Oncorhynchus masou masou isolate Uvic2021 chromosome 12, UVic_Omas_1.1, whole genome shotgun sequence genomic window:
- the LOC135549740 gene encoding uncharacterized protein LOC135549740 isoform X2, which produces MIELCNEKPGCRVYVDEILHSIFFLGFIHKPQQCTPNDILGEFMPQMEGIFPGPFENYNSKLPRRTPFSSVLDMVVSLLGPDREINILERLKEIANDMSEPKSKYQFTSSTICVSQRKDVQRSYYGASMSCTGKKEGQIMIAVSCLCTWHYSVSNAVMTYKPDKNKRKNFDGTMKLQEYVKCQASNVKSGEKMPPCRSCGHLFGLEEPSNQMWPYGNCAEAESLSKLLYGEEEIVKNVVPSVDCKMREQVVKEVKAHLEEKLQESEFQWDSSYYIPQ; this is translated from the exons ATGATTGAACTATGCAATGAGAAGCCTGGCTGTAGGGTGTATGTGGATGAG ATTCTCCACAGCATCTTCTTCTTAGGTTTCATTCATAAACCCCAACAATGCACCCCCAACGATATCCTTGGTGAATTTATGCCTCAAATGGAGGGGATTTTCCCGGGACCATTTGAGAATTACAACAGTAAACTGCCAAGACGGACTCCGTTCTCCTCTGTGCTGGATATG GTGGTCTCCTTGCttggaccagacagagagatcaaTATACTGGAGAGACTGAAGGAAATCGCCAATGACATGTCAGAACCCAAGAGTAAATACCAGTTCACCTCCTCGACCATCTGTGTCTCTCAAAGGAAGGATGTTCAAAGAAGTTACTATGGAGCGTCCATGTCCTGCACGGGGAAGAAAGAAGGACAGATTATGAtcgctgtgtcctgtctgtgtacCTGGCACTACAGTGTATCCAATGCCGTGATGACATACAAGCCAGATAAGAACAAGAGAAAGAACTTTGATGGCACCATGAAACTACAAGAGTATGTAAAGTGCCAGGCTTCCAATGTGAAGAGTGGGGAGAAGATGCCTCCTTGCAGGTCCTGTGGTCATCTTTTTGGTCTGGAGGAACCAAGCAATCAGATGTGGCCCTATGGGAACTGCGCAGAGGCAGAGAGCTTGAGCAAACTGCTCTATGGAGAGGAAGAGATTGTTAAGAATGTAGTACCATCAGTTGATTGCAAAATGCGAGAGCAAGTGGTGAAGGAGGTAAAGGCTCACCTGGAAGAGAAGCTCCAAGAGTCAGAATTTCAATGGGATTCTTCCTATTACATTCCACAGTAG
- the LOC135549741 gene encoding uncharacterized protein LOC135549741, with protein sequence MASAGYQDIKKDFIKCGETQDARKYQKQVSDAVFKHRHAIIALKKPEESKWKIAGLDDTSYKGEEEIKEWQNFYLPDSVKMEVLGSVENLRYPTESGQLVIMLCEDRQVYAYDGEEMHLVALSLGEVFVSGLQYPGIKSFYRGECFKDMTKEDWAKVRQGKVGRKLEKEHQELLRQAKPSFLSCLDSIKGAGHTVTGACIYHKPVEPPTVLDGLRTVEIL encoded by the exons ATGGC ATCTGCAGGCTATCAGGACATTAAGAAAGATTTCATAAAATGTGGAGAAACACAAG ATGCAAGGAAATACCAAAAACAGGTGTCTGATGCAGTGTTCAAACATCGTCATGCTATTATTGCTCTCAAGAAGCCAGAGGAATCAAAGTGGAAGATTGCGGGCCTGGATGACACGTCCTACAAAGGAGAAGAGGAAATTAAGGAGTGGCAGAACTTCTACCTACCAGACAGTGTGAAGATGGAGGTGTTAGGATCTGTGGAAAACCTCCGCTACCCGACAGAGAGTGGCCAGCTGGTCATAATGCTGTGTGAGGACCGTCAGGTGTATGCTTATGACGGAGAGGAGATGCACCTGGTCGCTCTAAGCCTGGGGGAAGTCTTTGTCTCTGGGCTTCAGTACCCTGGCATCAAGTCCTTCTACAGAGGGGAGTGCTTTAAGGACATG ACTAAAGAAGACTGGGCCAAGGTAAGACAGGGCAAAGTGGGGAGGAAACTTGAAAAGGAGCACCAGGAATTACTGAGACAAGCCAAACCCAGCTTCCTGAGTTGTCTTGACTCCATCAAAGGAGCAGGCCACACAGTCACAG GTGCCTGTATCTATCACAAACCAGTGGAACCTCCAACAGTACTTGATGGACTTCGTACGGTTGAAATCCTGTGA
- the LOC135549740 gene encoding uncharacterized protein LOC135549740 isoform X1 gives MDAKQQKKAEELLLAEASFRRNAFRIIQIMIELCNEKPGCRVYVDEILHSIFFLGFIHKPQQCTPNDILGEFMPQMEGIFPGPFENYNSKLPRRTPFSSVLDMVVSLLGPDREINILERLKEIANDMSEPKSKYQFTSSTICVSQRKDVQRSYYGASMSCTGKKEGQIMIAVSCLCTWHYSVSNAVMTYKPDKNKRKNFDGTMKLQEYVKCQASNVKSGEKMPPCRSCGHLFGLEEPSNQMWPYGNCAEAESLSKLLYGEEEIVKNVVPSVDCKMREQVVKEVKAHLEEKLQESEFQWDSSYYIPQ, from the exons ATG GACGCCAAACAACAGAAGAA ggCAGAAGAACTTCTATTGGCTGAAGCAAGTTTTAGGAGAAATGCCTTCAGAATCATCCAAATAATGATTGAACTATGCAATGAGAAGCCTGGCTGTAGGGTGTATGTGGATGAG ATTCTCCACAGCATCTTCTTCTTAGGTTTCATTCATAAACCCCAACAATGCACCCCCAACGATATCCTTGGTGAATTTATGCCTCAAATGGAGGGGATTTTCCCGGGACCATTTGAGAATTACAACAGTAAACTGCCAAGACGGACTCCGTTCTCCTCTGTGCTGGATATG GTGGTCTCCTTGCttggaccagacagagagatcaaTATACTGGAGAGACTGAAGGAAATCGCCAATGACATGTCAGAACCCAAGAGTAAATACCAGTTCACCTCCTCGACCATCTGTGTCTCTCAAAGGAAGGATGTTCAAAGAAGTTACTATGGAGCGTCCATGTCCTGCACGGGGAAGAAAGAAGGACAGATTATGAtcgctgtgtcctgtctgtgtacCTGGCACTACAGTGTATCCAATGCCGTGATGACATACAAGCCAGATAAGAACAAGAGAAAGAACTTTGATGGCACCATGAAACTACAAGAGTATGTAAAGTGCCAGGCTTCCAATGTGAAGAGTGGGGAGAAGATGCCTCCTTGCAGGTCCTGTGGTCATCTTTTTGGTCTGGAGGAACCAAGCAATCAGATGTGGCCCTATGGGAACTGCGCAGAGGCAGAGAGCTTGAGCAAACTGCTCTATGGAGAGGAAGAGATTGTTAAGAATGTAGTACCATCAGTTGATTGCAAAATGCGAGAGCAAGTGGTGAAGGAGGTAAAGGCTCACCTGGAAGAGAAGCTCCAAGAGTCAGAATTTCAATGGGATTCTTCCTATTACATTCCACAGTAG